The Xenopus laevis strain J_2021 chromosome 5L, Xenopus_laevis_v10.1, whole genome shotgun sequence genome has a segment encoding these proteins:
- the tent5a.L gene encoding uncharacterized protein LOC100158383: protein MADDEHSNQSGISTGNCDSANCNVLSWEQVQRLDAILTETIPIHGRGNFPTLEMKPSQIVKVVRSRLEEKGIRVRDVRLNGSAASHILHEDSGLGYKDLDLIFCTDLTGEAEFHTVKDVVLDCLLDFLPEGVNKEKISPLTLKEAYVQKMVKVCNDSDRWSLISLSNNHGKNVELKFMDSLRRQFEFSVDSFQIKLDSLLLFYECSQNPMTETFHPTIIGESVYGDFQEAFDHLCNKVIATRNPEEIRGGGLLKYCNLLVRGFRAASETEMKSLQKYMCSRFFIDFSDIGEQQRKLESYLQNHFVGLEDRKYDYLMTLHGVVNESTVCLMGHERRQTLSLITMLAIRVLAEQNIIPNVANVTCYYQPAPYVADANFSNYYIAQVQPVFTCQQHTYSTWLPCN from the exons ATGGCAGATGATGAGCACTCAAACCAGAGCGGGATAAGCACGGGAAATTGCGATAGCGCCAACTGCAATGTCCTGAGCTGGGAGCAAGTGCAGCGGCTGGACGCTATCCTCACCGAAACCATTCCCATCCACGGCCGCGGCAACTTCCCGACCCTGGAGATGAAGCCCAGTCAGATCGTGAAGGTGGTGCGGAGCCGCCTGGAGGAGAAGGGGATAAGGGTCAGGGATGTTCGGCTGAACGGCTCGGCGGCCAGTCACATTCTGCACGAGGACAGCGGCTTGGGCTATAAGGACCTGGACCTCATCTTCTGCACCGACCTCACAGGGGAGGCCGAGTTCCACACTGTCAAGGATGTAGTGCTGGACTGCTTGCTGGACTTCTTACCCGAGGGGGTTAACAAAGAGAAGATCTCGCCCCTCACCCTAAAG GAGGCATATGTGCAGAAAATGGTAAAAGTCTGCAACGACTCCGATCGATGGAGTCTAATCTCCTTATCCAACAACCATGGAAAAAATGTGGAACTGAAGTTTATGGATTCTTTGCGGAGGCAATTTGAATTCAGCGTTGATTCCTTTCAGATTAAACTGGATTCTCTTCTACTGTTTTATGAGTGTTCCCAGAACCCAATGACCGAAACTTTTCACCCAACCATTATTGGGGAGAGTGTCTATGGGGATTTCCAAGAGGCCTTTGATCATCTTTGTAACAAGGTTATTGCCACCAGGAATCCTGAGGAGATCCGTGGAGGTGGCCTTCTCAAGTATTGCAACCTTTTAGTAAGGGGCTTCAGGGCAGCTTCAGAAACAGAGATGAAGTCTCTGCAGAAGTACATGTGTTCTAGATTTTTCATTGACTTTTCGGACATTGGTGAGCAGCAAAGAAAGCTGGAGTCTTACTTGCAGAACCACTTTGTGGGGTTAGAAGACCGCAAGTATGACTATCTCATGACTCTTCATGGTGTAGTCAATGAAAGCACAGTTTGCTTGATGGGCCATGAAAGAAGGCAGACTTTGAGTCTTATCACCATGCTAGCAATCCGTGTCTTGGCTGAACAAAACATTATCCCTAATGTGGCTAATGTAACTTGCTACTATCAACCAGCCCCATATGTAGCAGATGCTAACTTCAGCAATTACTATATTGCCCAAGTTCAACCTGTTTTCACATGCCAACAGCATACATACTCCACTTGGTTACCTTGTAATTAA